From Providencia sp. R33, a single genomic window includes:
- a CDS encoding LacI family DNA-binding transcriptional regulator, which translates to MQKIRKRKNTGRVTLQDVAKYAGVGSMTVSRALRTPELVSDNLREKINAAVEELGYIPNSAAGILASGQSRTVAVLIPSLRDNASSVFLQALQEVLNKNNYQVVIGSHDYQQKKESEVLSTLLQSNPAALIIFGAVNSQGVFNYLKNLDIPVINVAGESNHPVTLNIKSNIGEAVNFLTHFLLQKGYKKIGYIGAQMDSKMQSQQLSGWNKAMLAYNQSADQSITTPYVATMDFGRQAISEMLTRQPELEAVICSHEMIALGVLFECQRRLIKVPKMLALACVEGSSNCDHIQPSLTSVRIDYSKMARETAKKLQKWLADPDTDFSETQEEIIFPYKFEARQSA; encoded by the coding sequence AAGAAAAAACACTGGGCGAGTGACGTTACAGGATGTGGCTAAATACGCGGGCGTTGGCTCTATGACGGTGTCCCGTGCTTTGCGAACGCCAGAATTAGTCTCAGATAATCTGCGTGAAAAGATTAACGCAGCTGTTGAGGAGCTTGGTTATATCCCTAATTCTGCCGCGGGGATTTTAGCGTCTGGGCAAAGCCGAACTGTCGCAGTATTAATTCCTTCTTTGCGTGATAATGCGAGTTCAGTTTTTCTGCAAGCATTACAAGAAGTACTGAATAAAAATAATTACCAAGTGGTTATTGGTAGCCATGATTACCAGCAGAAAAAAGAATCAGAAGTTTTATCGACTTTATTACAAAGTAACCCTGCGGCGCTGATTATATTTGGTGCAGTTAATTCACAAGGCGTTTTTAATTATCTTAAAAATTTAGATATTCCAGTTATTAACGTGGCTGGGGAGTCCAACCATCCTGTTACTTTAAATATTAAAAGTAACATTGGTGAGGCAGTTAATTTCTTAACTCATTTTTTGCTACAAAAAGGCTATAAAAAAATAGGTTATATTGGCGCTCAAATGGACAGCAAAATGCAAAGCCAACAACTGAGCGGTTGGAATAAGGCTATGTTGGCTTATAACCAGAGTGCTGACCAAAGCATCACAACTCCGTATGTTGCTACAATGGATTTTGGTCGTCAGGCGATTAGTGAAATGTTAACACGGCAGCCAGAACTCGAAGCTGTTATTTGCAGCCATGAAATGATAGCACTTGGCGTGCTTTTTGAGTGCCAAAGACGGTTAATTAAAGTGCCAAAAATGCTAGCACTTGCTTGTGTAGAAGGTTCATCAAATTGCGACCATATCCAGCCGTCACTCACATCTGTCCGTATTGATTACAGTAAAATGGCGCGAGAAACCGCCAAAAAACTACAGAAGTGGTTAGCTGACCCTGACACTGATTTTTCAGAGACTCAAGAAGAGATCATTTTTCCCTATAAGTTTGAAGCCAGACAAAGTGCATAA